A genome region from Schlesneria paludicola DSM 18645 includes the following:
- the tgt gene encoding tRNA guanosine(34) transglycosylase Tgt, giving the protein MSHFQFHLDAVDPATGARVGRWDTPHGTVETPAFMPVGTLATVKGLTPDQLQQTGAQMVLANTYHLALRPGAEVVAEMGGLHEFMQWKGPILTDSGGFQVFSLAPMRKLYEDKVVFRSHIDGSLLELSPAQCMRIQEQLGADCIMCLDECPPHDAPIEKIREAVDRTTVWASRCRDSHQRADQALFGIVQGATDQKMRERSAAGLRPLDFPGYAVGGLSVGEEPTEMYRTLDFTVPLLPTDRPRYLMGVGRPVDLLEGVLRGIDLFDCVMPTRNGRNATAFTSEGLLKLKNLKHRTDPTPVDPECECPVCRQFSRAYIRHLFMSKEMLGPILLSWHNLAFYQRLMRDLRSAIREGRSAEFRTDQLARWNRSV; this is encoded by the coding sequence GTGAGTCACTTTCAATTTCATCTCGACGCAGTGGACCCCGCAACCGGGGCTCGCGTGGGTCGCTGGGACACGCCGCACGGAACGGTCGAGACGCCCGCATTCATGCCAGTGGGAACATTGGCCACCGTCAAAGGCTTGACCCCCGATCAGTTGCAGCAAACCGGCGCGCAAATGGTGCTGGCGAACACCTATCACCTGGCACTCCGCCCCGGCGCCGAGGTTGTGGCCGAGATGGGGGGACTGCACGAATTCATGCAGTGGAAGGGCCCAATCCTCACAGACAGCGGCGGATTTCAGGTCTTCAGCCTCGCACCGATGCGAAAGCTGTATGAAGACAAAGTCGTCTTTCGCTCGCACATTGACGGCAGCCTGCTGGAACTGTCTCCCGCCCAATGCATGCGAATTCAAGAACAACTGGGCGCCGATTGCATCATGTGCCTGGATGAATGTCCGCCACACGATGCGCCGATCGAAAAAATCCGGGAAGCGGTCGACAGAACCACAGTCTGGGCATCACGTTGCCGCGATTCACACCAGCGGGCAGACCAGGCCCTGTTCGGCATCGTCCAAGGCGCCACCGATCAAAAAATGCGTGAACGATCAGCAGCCGGGTTGCGACCGCTTGATTTCCCCGGTTATGCCGTGGGAGGCCTGAGCGTGGGGGAAGAGCCGACCGAGATGTACCGAACCCTCGATTTCACGGTACCATTGCTGCCAACGGATCGGCCACGCTATTTGATGGGCGTGGGCCGGCCCGTCGATCTGCTGGAAGGCGTGTTGCGAGGAATTGATCTGTTTGACTGTGTGATGCCGACACGCAATGGCCGCAACGCAACAGCGTTTACGTCCGAGGGACTGCTCAAGCTGAAAAACCTGAAGCACCGGACCGATCCTACCCCTGTCGACCCGGAATGTGAATGCCCTGTCTGCCGACAGTTCAGCCGGGCCTACATCCGCCATTTGTTCATGTCTAAAGAAATGTTGGGCCCAATTCTGCTGTCCTGGCACAACCTGGCGTTCTATCAACGCCTGATGCGC